One window of Tepidanaerobacter acetatoxydans Re1 genomic DNA carries:
- a CDS encoding small, acid-soluble spore protein, alpha/beta type yields the protein MTKKNEISNLTEKLKIEAAMELGLLEKAQLLGWDKLTAQETGKIGALVKKMLKHNLNYTTE from the coding sequence ATGACTAAAAAAAATGAAATTTCCAACCTTACCGAGAAACTTAAAATAGAAGCAGCTATGGAGTTGGGACTTTTAGAAAAAGCTCAGCTTTTAGGTTGGGACAAACTAACTGCTCAAGAAACCGGTAAAATTGGAGCGTTGGTCAAAAAAATGCTAAAACATAATCTAAATTATACCACAGAATGA
- a CDS encoding ABC transporter ATP-binding protein, which yields MIELFNITKKYGNKTAINNISLFVRSGEVLGLLGPNGAGKSTTMRIIAGYLLPTSGSVKVAGFDVVKEPVTAKRHIGYLPENPPLYKDMTVCDYINFAAELRGLKGKDKAHHVNRVIEEVGIPDVKKRLIGHLSRGYRQRVGLAQALVANPQVLILDEPTVGLDPQQITEIRQLIKELSGKRTVILSSHILPEVSSLCHRVAIINKGNLIVENTPQNLGKSLMGHREIIVQIKGPQDKIRTALESLSGVKNITVSKVLKENLCEYTVQSELDKDIRESLFYTMAEYNFPILEMKSSFMSLEEIFLELVTEEPTAASQREAN from the coding sequence TTGATTGAACTTTTTAATATAACAAAAAAGTACGGCAATAAAACCGCAATTAATAATATATCCCTATTTGTAAGAAGCGGAGAGGTTCTTGGCCTGCTAGGTCCGAACGGAGCAGGCAAATCTACAACCATGAGAATCATTGCCGGATACCTGCTGCCAACATCGGGGTCTGTAAAAGTGGCTGGGTTTGATGTAGTAAAAGAACCTGTTACCGCCAAAAGGCATATAGGATATTTACCTGAAAATCCTCCACTTTATAAAGACATGACGGTCTGTGATTATATTAATTTTGCTGCGGAATTAAGAGGTTTAAAGGGCAAAGATAAGGCTCATCACGTCAATAGAGTCATTGAAGAAGTCGGAATTCCCGATGTTAAGAAACGCCTCATAGGTCATCTGTCCCGCGGGTATCGTCAACGTGTAGGGTTAGCTCAGGCCTTAGTAGCCAATCCTCAGGTTTTGATACTGGATGAACCCACAGTAGGTCTTGACCCTCAGCAAATCACAGAAATACGGCAGCTTATAAAAGAGCTTTCCGGAAAACGAACAGTAATTTTAAGTTCTCATATACTGCCGGAAGTAAGCAGTTTATGTCACAGAGTTGCAATAATCAATAAGGGAAATTTAATAGTAGAAAATACACCACAAAATTTAGGTAAATCTTTAATGGGGCATCGGGAAATCATAGTGCAAATAAAAGGCCCTCAAGATAAAATTCGCACCGCATTAGAGAGTCTTTCAGGTGTTAAAAACATCACAGTAAGCAAGGTTTTAAAGGAAAATTTATGCGAATACACCGTTCAATCTGAATTAGATAAAGATATAAGGGAATCGCTTTTCTATACGATGGCAGAATATAATTTTCCTATTTTGGAAATGAAATCATCTTTTATGTCTCTTGAAGAAATCTTCTTAGAACTTGTAACCGAAGAACCCACTGCAGCATCACAAAGGGAGGCGAACTAA
- a CDS encoding GldG family protein, translating into MKYKGLSYTFVVVFLISALVGINIAAAQYHYRWDLTQSHRFTLSKKTVEVINQLNEKIKITAFIAENSSTGSDIKNLLKGYDFASSKIDVSFFDPQKEPALAKKYNVQEYNTIVVEDAKHRQTISQYNLYSPGTNQYSMDFNGEQAVTRAILNLKEQTNAVIYFLSGHGEASPISDLDKFNLFLKGEGYTSKQLELPVEGRIPEDANLIIAAGPQKDLISKERDLLEDYIKSGGKMLIFFDPTDPKVPLDGWKSLLATLGLKMHDDIVADSERSFYSDPLTPVPMVEKHDVTDVLLEKKLSVVFPYARSFEVLQQVPEKLQVNSLLITSKKAFGETELEKVQASLDKNDIPGPLHLAYAISKTAEASRQAPLEPNMITAPDLELGEPVAVVVGNLAFLGSQSIGLAGNLDFAASSVNWLLQTSNVLSIPAKTTEPPFVNLTGEMVNKIFYTTVIFIPLLMLIIGFVMWLKRRNL; encoded by the coding sequence ATGAAATATAAAGGGCTTTCATATACATTTGTCGTAGTTTTTCTTATATCTGCATTGGTCGGCATCAATATCGCAGCAGCTCAATATCACTATCGCTGGGATCTAACACAATCACATAGATTTACGCTTTCCAAAAAAACTGTTGAAGTTATAAATCAGTTAAATGAAAAGATAAAAATTACCGCTTTTATCGCCGAAAATAGCAGTACGGGCAGTGATATAAAAAATCTTTTAAAAGGATATGATTTTGCTTCTTCAAAAATTGACGTAAGTTTTTTTGATCCACAAAAAGAACCTGCACTTGCAAAAAAATATAATGTTCAAGAATACAACACTATTGTTGTTGAAGATGCAAAACACAGGCAAACCATAAGTCAATACAACCTTTATTCGCCAGGTACAAATCAATATTCAATGGACTTTAACGGTGAGCAAGCTGTAACTCGAGCCATCCTTAATCTTAAAGAACAAACAAATGCCGTTATTTACTTTCTTTCAGGTCATGGTGAAGCTAGTCCTATATCGGATCTGGACAAGTTTAATTTGTTTTTGAAAGGCGAGGGATACACCTCTAAGCAGCTTGAATTACCCGTAGAAGGCAGAATTCCGGAAGATGCGAACCTTATTATTGCAGCCGGTCCGCAAAAAGACCTGATATCTAAAGAGAGGGATTTGCTTGAAGATTATATAAAATCTGGCGGTAAGATGTTAATCTTTTTTGACCCGACCGACCCTAAAGTGCCGCTGGATGGTTGGAAGAGTCTGCTGGCCACTTTGGGCTTAAAAATGCACGATGATATAGTCGCTGATTCAGAAAGGTCTTTTTATTCGGATCCTCTCACACCGGTGCCTATGGTAGAAAAGCATGATGTAACAGATGTGCTTTTAGAAAAGAAACTTTCGGTTGTATTTCCATATGCCCGCAGCTTTGAAGTTTTACAGCAAGTTCCTGAAAAGCTTCAAGTAAATTCGCTCTTAATTACGAGCAAAAAAGCTTTTGGAGAAACAGAGCTTGAAAAAGTTCAAGCTTCATTAGATAAAAATGATATTCCCGGACCGCTGCATTTGGCTTATGCAATATCTAAAACAGCAGAGGCATCAAGGCAAGCACCTTTAGAACCAAATATGATAACAGCTCCCGATTTAGAACTTGGTGAGCCTGTAGCCGTTGTGGTTGGAAATCTTGCTTTTTTAGGTTCTCAATCAATAGGTCTTGCTGGAAACCTAGATTTTGCCGCAAGCAGTGTGAATTGGCTGCTTCAAACTTCGAATGTACTAAGTATTCCCGCCAAAACCACTGAACCGCCTTTTGTAAATTTGACAGGAGAAATGGTAAATAAGATTTTCTACACTACTGTAATATTTATACCACTTCTAATGCTCATCATCGGTTTTGTTATGTGGTTAAAAAGAAGAAATTTATAG
- a CDS encoding ABC transporter permease — MNAIISVFKKEIKGFFYSPLAYVISAVILALGGYFFSLTLFMTRIADLSGVFMNLAVILIFAAPALTMKLLAQEEQDGTMEFLLTSPITVPQLILGKYLAALGFFLFITVLTFIYPGILLALSAPDKGVILATYLGFFLLIATYLSIGILCSSFAKSQVIASISGFGILLLLWISSWLSDSISGPLGSFFKTLSISEHYTDFLRGVIDTTHIVYFISIILVSLILSMYSVSRRVWS; from the coding sequence ATGAATGCGATAATATCTGTTTTTAAAAAAGAAATCAAGGGGTTTTTTTATTCACCTCTAGCATATGTTATTAGTGCTGTCATCCTTGCTTTAGGTGGTTATTTCTTCTCATTGACGCTTTTTATGACTCGAATAGCAGACCTTTCCGGTGTATTTATGAATCTTGCAGTAATCTTAATATTTGCAGCTCCCGCACTTACAATGAAACTTTTAGCCCAAGAAGAACAGGATGGCACAATGGAGTTTTTATTAACATCACCTATTACTGTACCGCAATTAATTCTGGGTAAGTATTTAGCTGCATTAGGCTTTTTTCTTTTCATAACAGTACTGACTTTTATATATCCTGGGATTTTACTGGCTCTTTCAGCTCCGGACAAGGGTGTTATTCTTGCTACTTATTTAGGCTTTTTTTTACTTATTGCCACATACCTTTCAATCGGCATTTTATGTTCTTCTTTTGCCAAAAGTCAAGTAATAGCAAGTATATCCGGTTTCGGCATTTTACTGCTTTTATGGATATCAAGCTGGCTTTCCGACAGTATTTCTGGACCGCTGGGTTCATTTTTTAAAACGCTTTCGATTTCTGAACACTATACGGATTTTTTAAGAGGTGTTATTGATACAACGCATATCGTGTATTTTATAAGCATCATACTGGTATCGCTGATTTTATCCATGTATAGCGTATCAAGGCGAGTATGGTCCTAG
- the nhaC gene encoding Na+/H+ antiporter NhaC gives MAKRKPYFYEAFISIAGLIIIMGISLVKFNADPHIPMLLGSAIAGVVAVKVGYDWKYIEQGMIEGITQALQSIIILTIIGVLIGVWIQAGVVPSMIYYGFNILSPKIFLLGALLICSITSLATGTSWGTVGTVGIALMGIGQGLGIPAPVAAGAIISGAYFGDKMSPLSDTTNLAPAVAGTDVFTHVRHMLYTTGVTYVIVIILYLVLGFKFGSGEMTFSTINEIKEGLEAQFFISPLLLIPPLVVITCVALKAPAIPSITFGVILGAVEAAIFQKADLGMIITAGYSGYVSETGSQLIDELLTAGGMTAMMYSVSLTIAAMMFGGILEKTGQMEALMKPVLKRLKSDGSLIAATIASCVATNMMLPEQYISIVVPGRMYADAYRERGLHPKNLSRALEDGGTITSVLVPWNTCGAFMKSILGISAVAYGPWAFLNYINPIVSIIYGFTGFTIEKIDKT, from the coding sequence TTGGCTAAAAGGAAACCTTACTTTTATGAGGCTTTTATTTCTATTGCAGGGTTGATTATTATCATGGGTATATCTTTGGTTAAATTTAACGCAGATCCGCATATTCCAATGCTGCTGGGTTCAGCCATAGCCGGTGTCGTGGCTGTTAAGGTGGGGTATGATTGGAAGTATATTGAGCAGGGAATGATTGAAGGTATAACACAAGCACTGCAATCTATCATTATTTTAACCATTATAGGTGTGCTAATAGGTGTATGGATTCAGGCAGGTGTAGTTCCCTCCATGATTTACTATGGTTTTAATATTTTATCGCCAAAAATATTCCTATTAGGCGCGTTATTGATATGCTCTATTACGTCTTTAGCTACAGGTACTTCATGGGGAACAGTGGGTACCGTGGGTATAGCCTTGATGGGGATAGGCCAAGGGCTCGGTATCCCTGCTCCCGTAGCTGCAGGTGCTATTATTTCCGGAGCTTATTTCGGCGATAAGATGTCGCCTCTTTCAGATACTACAAATTTAGCACCGGCGGTGGCAGGTACCGATGTTTTTACACATGTCAGGCATATGTTATATACAACTGGCGTAACTTACGTCATCGTTATTATATTATATCTGGTGCTCGGCTTTAAATTTGGAAGCGGTGAAATGACTTTTTCTACCATAAATGAAATCAAAGAAGGTTTAGAAGCACAGTTTTTTATTAGTCCATTACTTTTAATTCCGCCATTAGTTGTTATAACCTGTGTTGCACTGAAAGCTCCTGCTATTCCAAGCATAACCTTTGGTGTGATATTAGGTGCTGTGGAAGCGGCAATATTTCAAAAAGCTGATTTGGGAATGATTATAACTGCCGGTTACTCCGGATATGTAAGCGAAACTGGCAGTCAGTTAATTGATGAGCTTTTGACTGCAGGCGGTATGACAGCTATGATGTACTCAGTTTCGTTAACTATTGCTGCTATGATGTTCGGAGGAATTCTGGAAAAAACCGGGCAAATGGAAGCTCTAATGAAACCTGTACTCAAACGACTGAAAAGTGATGGGAGTTTAATAGCCGCAACCATAGCATCGTGTGTAGCAACAAACATGATGCTGCCGGAACAGTATATCTCCATAGTAGTTCCGGGCAGAATGTATGCAGATGCCTATAGAGAGCGGGGCTTGCACCCCAAAAACCTGTCAAGAGCTTTAGAAGATGGAGGAACAATAACGTCGGTATTGGTACCTTGGAATACTTGCGGAGCTTTCATGAAGAGTATCTTGGGAATTTCGGCAGTAGCCTATGGTCCGTGGGCATTTTTAAATTATATTAATCCCATTGTTTCAATTATTTATGGATTTACCGGATTTACAATAGAAAAAATTGATAAAACATAG